Proteins found in one Homalodisca vitripennis isolate AUS2020 chromosome 4, UT_GWSS_2.1, whole genome shotgun sequence genomic segment:
- the LOC124360894 gene encoding 60S ribosomal protein L13a-like: MTGFSEKAILIDGRGHLLGRLAAIVAKTILQGDKVIVVRTEQINISGNFFRSKLKYLAFLRKRCNVNPARGPFHFRAPSAILYRTIRGMIPHKTKRGKEALKRFKAYEGCPAPYDRRKRLVVPTAMRVMCLKPGRAYCHLGRLSHEVGWKYKDVVRALETKRKVKAVFSIRKRNSLKKLTKEAGKKVAKQTKHFDSIIKSYGYH; encoded by the exons ATGACGGGTTTCAGCGAGaag GCTATACTGATAGATGGGCGAGGTCACCTGCTGGGGAGATTGGCTGCTATTGTGGCCAAGACTATCCTACAGGGAGACAAGGTGATTGTTGTCCGCACAGAACAGATCAACATCTCCGGTAACTTCTTTAG GAGTAAATTGAAGTATTTGGCATTTTTGCGGAAGCGGTGCAATGTGAATCCTGCACGAGGCCCCTTCCACTTCAGAGCCCCCAGTGCTATCCTCTACAGAACTATCAGAG GTATGATTCCACACAAGACAAAGCGCGGCAAGGAAGCACTGAAGAGGTTCAAGGCGTACGAGGGCTGCCCTGCGCCATACGACCGACGCAAGCGGCTGGTGGTTCCGACGGCCATGCGGGTGATGTGCCTCAAGCCTGGCCGCGCCTACTGCCACCTCGGCCGTCTCAGTCACGAGGTCGGCTGGAAGTACAAGGATGTGGTGCGTGCCCTCGAGACCAAGCGGAAGGTGAAGGCGGTGTTCAGCATTCGCAAACGAAACTCACTCAAG AAACTGACAAAAGAAGCTGGAAAGAAGGTCGCTAAACAGACAAAACACTTTGATAGCATCATCAAGTCTTATGGCTACCACTAA